A segment of the Canis lupus baileyi chromosome 21, mCanLup2.hap1, whole genome shotgun sequence genome:
gtggtGGTGGTTGGGGTTGAGGGGCCAATAGGAGTGGTGGTCAGAGTCCCTGTGGGGGTGGTAGTTGGAGTGGCGGTGGGGGTGGTGGTTGGGGTGGTggtcagggtggtggtgggggtggttgttggagtggcagtgggggtggtggttggggtggtggtggtggttgagATCGGGGTGCCCGTAGGGGTGGTAGTTGGAGTCACTGTGGGGGTGGTTGTtggagtgggggtaggggtggaggttggggtggtggttggggtggtggtggtggggggagtgggggaggtggTCGAtggagtggtggtgggggtgggggtgggggtggtggttgaTAGAGTGGTGgccggggtggtggtggtggtggtgggggttggggtggaggtcggggtggtggtcggggtggagggggtggttgGGGTGGTGGTTGAtggagtggtggtgggggtgggggtggaggttgatggagtggtgggggtggaggtcggggtggtggtcggggtggtggtggtggtggttgatggagtggtggtgggggtggagatcggggtggtggtggtgggggtaggggtggtggTCGGGGTGGTCGTCGTGGTGGTTGATagagtggtggtgggggtggaggtcggggtggtggttggggtggtggtggtgggagtgggggtgggggtcggggtggtggtggtggtggtggtcaatGGAgtgctggtgggggtggaggtcggggtggtggtggtgggggtggggggggtggtcagGGAGGTGATCGGGGTGGTAGTCGATGGAGTAGTGGTCAGAGTGGAGGTCGGGGTGGAGGTTGGGGTGGTGGTCGATGGAGTGGTGGTCAGGGTAGaggtcggggtggtggtggtggtggttgatggagtggtggtgggggtggggggggtggtcggggtggtggtggtggtggtcaatggagtggtggtgggggtggaggtcggggtggtgggggtggaggtcggggtggaggtcggggtggTAGTCGATGGAGTGGTGGTCAGGGTGTAGGTCGGGGTGGTGGTCGATGGAGTGGTGGTCAGGgtggaggtcggggtggtggTCGATGGAGTGGTGGTCAGGgtggaggtcggggtggtggTCGATGGAGTGGTGGTCAGGgtggaggtcggggtggtggTCGATGGAGTGGTGGTCAGGgtggaggtcggggtggtggTCGATGGAGTGGTGGTCAGGgtggaggtcggggtggtggtcgatggagtggtggtgggggtggaggtcggggtggTAGTCAATGGAGTGGTGGTCggggtggaggtcggggtggtggTCGATGGAGTGGTGGTCAGGgtggaggtcggggtggtggTCGATGGAGTGGTGGTCAGGgtggaggtcggggtggtggTTGATGGAGTGGTGGTCAGGgtggaggtcggggtggtggTCGATGGAGTGGTGGTCAGGgtggaggtcggggtggtggTCGATGGAGTGGTGGTCAGGgtggaggtcggggtggtggtcgatggagtggtggtgggggtggaggtcggggtggTAGTCAATGGAGTGGTGGTCAGGGTGGAGGTTGGGGTGGTGGTTGATGGAGTGGTGGTCGGGGTGGAGGTCAGGGTGGTGGTTGGGGTGGTCGTGGGGGTCAATGGAGTAGTGGTCGATGGAGTGGTGGTCAAGGTAGTGGTTGAtggagtggtggtgggggtggaggtcggggtggtggttggggtggtggtggtgggagtgggggtgggggtcggggtggtggtggtggtggtcaatGGAgtgctggtgggggtggaggtcggggtggtggGGGTAGAGGTGGTGGTCGGGGTGGTCGTGGTGGTGGTCGAtggagtggtggtgggggtggaggtcaGGGTGGTGGTCGGAGTGGTAGTCGATGGAGTGGTGGTCAGGGTGGAGGTCGGGGTGGAGGTTGGGGTGGTGGTCGATGGAGTGGTGGTGGGGGTAGAGGTCGGGGTGGTggtcagggtggtggtggtggtcgatggagtggtggtgggggtggaggtcggggtggTAGTCGATGGAGTGGTGGTCAGGGTGGAGGTTGGGGTGGTGGTCGATGGAGTGGTGGTCGGGGTGGTCGTGGTGGTCGATGGAGTAGTGGTCGATGgagtggttgtggtggtggtcaatggagtggaggtggtggtggtggtcggtggagtggaggtggtggtggtggtcggtGGAGTGGTGGTCGGGGTGGTGGTCGATGGAGTGGTGGTCAGGGTGGAGGTCGGGGTGGAGGTTGGGGTGGTGGTTGATGGAGTGGTGGTGGGGGTAGAGGTCGGGGTGGTggtcagggtggtggtggtggtcgatggagtggtggtgggggtggaggtcggggtggtggTCGGGGTGGTAGTCGATGGAGTGGTGGTCAGGGTGGAGGTCGGGGTGGTAGTCGATGGAGTGGTGGTCAGGGTGGAGGTCGGGGTGGTAGTCGATGGAGTGGTGGTCAGGGTGGAGGTTGGGGTGGTGGTCGATGGAGTGGTGGTCGGGGTGGTCGTGGTGGTCGATGGAGTAGTGGTCGATGgagtggttgtggtggtggtcaatggagtggaggtggtggtggtggtcggtGGAGTGGTGGTCGGGGTGGTGGTCGGTGGAGTGGTGGTCGGGGTGGTGGTCGGTGGAGTGGtggtcggggtggtggtggtggtcgatGGAGTGGTTGTGGGGGTGGTGGTCGTTGGAGTGGTGGTCGGGGTGGTGGTCGGTGGAGTGGTGGTCGGGGTGGTGGTCGGGGTGGTGGTCGGAGGAGGCGTGGAGACACAGTAGTCCGGCAGGTAACAGCACTCCACGTTGATCTCGTAGTTGAGGCAGTACGGCTGTGGTATGAGCCCCCCTGGCTTCTGGTCCTCGTTCTTGCACACCAGCCCCACGGAGATGTCGCACTGCACGGTTTGCCCGAGGTCGCCCAAGGGGATGTCGGGCCAGAAGACGGCTCTGCAGGAGATGTTGACGGCCGAGCCCATCGTGCAGACGTTCTCAATAGATTCGAAGTCCCCACCCGGTTTGGTAAAGCTGGGCTTCCCGGAGTCCAGCCAGCCCGTCCAGTGGCAGTCAGGCACGCAGGGAGGGGTAGACCTTGTGCTGGTAggcgtggtggtggtggtcggggtggtggtgatggttgaggtcggggtggtggtgggggtcggggtggccgtggtggtggtggtcggggtggtggtgatggttgaggtcggggtggtggtcggggtcggggtggccgtggtggtggtggtcggggtggtggtgatggttgaggtcggggtggtggtcggggtcggggtggccgtggtggtggtggtgggggtctgggtggccgtggtggtggtggtcggggtggtggtgatggttgaaGTCGGGGTGGTGGTCGGGGTCGGGGtggccgtggtggtggtggtcggggtcggggtggccgtggtggtggtggtcggggtggtggtgatggttgagGTCGGGGTGGTGGTCGGGGTTGGGGTGGccgtggtggtagtggtgggggtctgggtggccgtggtggtggtggtcggggtggtggtgatggttgagGTCGGGGTGGTGGTCGGGGTTGGGGtggccgtggtggtggtggtcggggTCGGAGtggccgtggtggtggtggtcggggtagtggtgatggttgaggtcggggtggtggtcggggtcggggtggccgtggtggtggtggtcggggtcggggtggccgtggtggtggtggtcggggTCGGAGtggccgtggtggtggtggtcggggtggtggtgatggttgaggtcggggtggtggtcggggtcggggtggccgtggtggtagtggtgggggtcggggtggccgtggtggtggtggtcggggtggtggtgatggttgagGTCGGGGTGGTGGTCGGGGTCGTGGtggccgtggtggtggtggtcggggTCGGAGtggccgtggtggtggtggtcggggtagtggtgatggttgaggtcggggtggtggtcggggtcggggtggccgtggtggtggtggtcggggtggtggtgatggttgagGTCGGGGTGGTGGTTGGGGTCGGGGtggccgtggtggtggtggtcggggtcggggtggccgtggtggtggtggtcggggtggtggtgatggttgagGTCAGGGTGGTGGTCGGGGTCGGGGTGGCCGTGGAGGTAGTGGTCGGAGCTCCTGTGGGGGTGGTTGTTGGAGTGGTGGTTggggttgtggtggtggtggttgatgGAGTGGTggtgggagtcggggtgggggtggaggtcgGTGTGGTGGTCCGGGTGGTTGTTGGAGTGGAGGTGGCGGTGGAGGTTGGGGTGGTGGTCGGGGTGGTTGTGGTGGTTGATGGAGTGGTGGTCAGAGTGGTGGTGGTTGATGGAATGGTGGTggtagggggggtgggggtggtggtggtcggggttgtggtggtggtggatggAGTGGTAGTCGGGGTGGTGGTCGATGGAGTGGTGGTCGATGgagtggttgtggtggtggtcaATGGAgtggaggtcggggtggtggTCGGTGGAGTGGTGGTCGGGGTGGTGGTCGATGGAGTGGTGGtcgggatggtggtggtggtcgaTGGAGTGGTTGTGGGGGTGGTGGTCGGTGGAGTGGTGGTCGGGGTGGTGGTCGGTGGAGTGGTGGTCGGGGTGGTGGTCGGTGGAGTGGTGGTCGGGGTGGTGGTCGGTGGAGTGGtggtcggggtggtggtggtggtcgatGGAGTGGTTGTGGGGGTGGTGGTCGTTGGAGTGGTGGTCGGGGTGGTGGTCGGTGGAGTGGTGGTCGGGGTGGTGGTCGGGGTGGTGGTCGGAGGAGGCGTGGAGACACAGTAGTCCGGCAGGTAACAGCACTCCACGTTGATCTCGTAGTTGAGGCAGTACGGCTGTGGTATGAGCCCCCCTGGCTTCTGGTCCTCGTTCTTGCACACCAGCCCCACGGAGATGTCGCACTGCACGGTTTGCCCGAGGTCGCCCAAGGGGATGTCGGGCCAGAAGACGGCTCTGCAGGAGATGTTGACGGCCGAGCCCATCGTGCAGACGTTCTCAATAGATTCGAAGTCCCCACCCGGTTTGGTAAAGCTGGGCTTCCCGGAGTCCAGCCAGCCCGTCCAGTGGCAGTCAGGCACGCAGGGAGGGGTAGACCTTGTGCTGGTAggcgtggtggtggtggtcggggtggtggtgatggttgaggtcggggtggtggtgggggtcggggtggccgtggtggtggtggtcggggtggtggtgatggttgaggtcggggtggtggtcggggtcggggtggccgtggtggtggtggtgggggtctgggtggccgtggtggtggtggtcggggtggtggtgatggttgaaGTCGGGGTGGTGGTCGGGGTCGGGGtggccgtggtggtggtggtcggggtcggggtggccgtggtggtggtggtcggggtggtggtgatggttgagGTCGGGGTGGTGGTCGGGGTTGGGGTGGccgtggtggtagtggtgggggtctgggtggccgtggtggtggtggtcggggtggtggtgatggttgaggtcggggtggtggtcggggtcggggtggccgtggtggtggtggtcggggtcggggtggccgtggtggtggtggtcggggtggtggtgatggttgagGTCGGGGTGGTGGTCGGGGTCGTGGTGATGGGAGTGGTCGTGGGGGTCAGGGGTGTGGATGTGGGACACGGCAGGCAGCAATTGACACGGATCTCGTAGTCGTAACAGACGGCGAAGGGGCCGTTTCCAAACTGGTCTTCATTGTAGCAAATGAACCCCACGGACACATCGCACTGGGCCTTCTGGCCGGCCTGCTCCCAGCTGAGGTGGGGGTCCGTGGCCAGCCTGCACTCGATCTCCTCGGGGGCCCTACAGACGCTGTCGAAGGTCTCCCGGTCTCCAACATTCTGCTCAGTGGGATGGTTCTCGTTGATCCAGTCGGACCAGAAGCAGCACAGCCCTGGGGTAGCAATACCCGATGTTGGTCCCTACCCTGGGCGCAGCTCCAGGGAGCTCACCGGGCCTCCCAGAGGTCAGGGTCCCACGGCTGCCCTTCCTGAGAATGTCAGGATGGACGCCACGTCTGCCCTCCTCCTGCAGCTGAACGCTGCACCCCTCATGCCACACCTGGGTGATGGACCCTGGCCTCAGGGCCCCCAACCCCTTCCCCAGCTGCTGTCAAATCCTGCTGCTCCCAAAAAAAGTAAATCCAGGAAGAGTGACCCATTTCAGTGAGGAAGCCCGCGGGAAGGGGCCTGGTCTGGGCTCCCAAGCGACGGTGTCACCCAGAGCCAGCGAGTCCCTGGGGTCAAGGCCCGGAAAGCACCCTCTGGGCAGAAGGGAGCAGCACCACTGCCTGACCCCTCCCATGTCCCGGTCTCCCAGAAAGTTACTGGGAGCCCTTCCCGGCACCTCCCCTCCCAGCCGCGCACCCGTTCGACCCCCACAGGACCTACCCGGAACTTGCGAGGACGAGGGTGGAAATACAGAAGAACCGGGAAGGAAAGAAGCCTGGCGTTAGGTagttcaatcttttttaaaaatcttgttaatttttacGACTTTCTTTCCAGTGGCTGTTACCCCCCGGGTGGCCTGTCCATTGGTGGCTGCCACCTCCGTGGCATGGACGGCATGGACACAGGGACACCTAGGGACCTTCTTCTGCTTTCTCAGGGACAACCTCAGGGGTGTTCTCCTGCTGGCTCAGGAATGTCCCCCCAGTCACCTTCACGCCAGTCTGGGCTTGGGGATGTGGTCGTGAGGCTGGCACCTCAACTCGAAAGGCCAGGGGCCCAGGGGACATCCCTTGAGCAGAGACGCCCGTCGTTTTGACCGCCCACCCACAAGCAGAGGTGAGAACCTGCTACACTCGCCCCCAGAAGGGCCACACCTGCTGGGCTCAGCGAAGCCAGGCACTCGGGGAAGTAAGGGGGGCATGGCCCTGGGGCCTTCCTTACCTGTGCTGGGtgtcggggtggtggtggtggtggtggtggtggtggtggtgacgggGGTGGAGGTGACAGGGATCGTAGTGGAGGGCAGGGGGGTTGAGGTCACGCAGACGTTGAAGTGCCTCTCCACGGTCCCGTTGGGGCCACAGATCTCCCAATAGCAGAAGAAGCCATCCTGGGTGTAGTTGAGAATCTtccctggggggcaggaggaaggccCATGTCCACACGGCAAGAATGAGACTCTCAAGaaccccccaggtgtcccctagcTCCAGCAAGCGCTAGGCCAAGCCCCTCACCCGACCTCCAGAAACCCAGGGGGTCCCCCATCAGGGCACAGGAGCCGGCTAGAAGAAGGGATGACCTGGGCTCCCCATCACAAGTCTGAGCCAGCTCTGAGCCGGGAAAGCCCCCAGGGGGCCACAGGGacagggagggcagcctgggggctcTCCTTGGGGGAGGAGGCCCTGGCCGGCCACCTCGGGGTAACGCAGAGGGTGGCTTACCTTCATCCCACCAGCACACAACTTTCGAGGAGTTGGTACACACGCTGTGAAGCAAGTACAGAGCTGCAGACCCTGAGGCCAAAGCCAGGCCCCTCCCggctcccagccccccaccccgagcGCCCCGCAGGATGTGGGGCAGGATGTGGGGCAGGAGCCCCAGCTCCTCGGCTCTTCCCATGCAGAGGGGGAGCTCGCATGCCTACGGCCTGGATCCTAGGGGTGCCCGTGGGCCCGTGTGCATGACGTGCTGGTGCAGGTGGGCATGTaggtgtgcgtgcatgtgtgcatccATGAACATGCAGTGTGCTGGTGCGCACGGCTTTTaggtgtgcatgtgcatgcacctgacctcccccaggccccctgcAGCCTGAGCCCAAGTACCAAGAGTGGCAGTCCTTCTCGGCGGGAACAGATGCTCCAGGTGGGTAGTGTGTGTCCCCGACATAGCAGCCACATTTGTCTGCTGTGACGCATTTCTTCAGGTCCTCGTCATAGATGGGCCTGTCCTTGGGGCACCGGGGGTAGCAGCCtggagggcacagggcagggggctTAGGCCACTGCAGAGGGCCGTTTGTCCACCAGACCCCACCCGTTGCCACAACCCCCAGCCACAAGGCCCTGCACACCGCCATTCAGCCCTAGAGACAGCCAGGTCCCACCCAGCCTcctggggaggtgagggagggcgCCCTGAGCCCCCGACCCTGTGTCCCCCCCATGGGCTAGGATGCTCCCTCCCCAGAGGTGGCTCAGTCTCTCATGCCCCCTAGTTCTCAGCCACAGTCCTTGTCACCCCGCCCTGTCCTCCCTAACCTCTTCCGACCTTCGGGTCTCTGTCAACCTGCTCCTTACTGCCTGTCTCCAGGCCAGGGGCTCGGCTCAGGGCACACGCTCTGTGGCCAGGTGAGCCCGACCCGTCCAGACCTCAGGCCCCCAGCCCCACGGGGCCGCTCTCAGGCCAGCCTGTGGGTGTCCGGGGCGCCATGgccgcccccgaggcccccaCTCACCCTCCAGGTAGGACACGGAGATGTTGGAATGGATGCCATTGATGGTTCTACAGGTCTCGAAGCTCCGATTCCCGCACGGCTCGTAATGCCACTCACACTCGTCCGGGGGGTTGTAGTAGTCGCAGAATatggctggggggaggggtcagCTTCAGGGGGCGCCAAGGCCAGGGTCGGGGGAGACGCGCCAGCATGGCCCCTGAGGGGCGACACCTGGCCCGGGGCTCGGGACAACGTGCGCCCCGTCTCCTCCGTGGGCAGGGAGAGCCGCCCGCCCGCAGGGCAGCCCCAGCACCGAGACAGGTGGGCACTCACGGCACAGGTCTGGCGTCCTCCAGAACACACAGGCCCCCTCCTTTGTACACTCCTGGGCGTAGGAGGCCACAGCGGAGCAGAAGCACTCACAGTCCCCGCCGGA
Coding sequences within it:
- the LOC140613562 gene encoding uncharacterized protein, producing the protein MGSAVNISCRAVFWPDIPLGDLGQTVQCDISVGLVCKNEDQKPGGLIPQPYCLNYEINVECCYLPDYCVSTPPPTTTPTTTPTTTPPTTTPTTTPTTTTPTTTPSTTTTTPTTTPPTTTPTTTPPTTTPTTTPPTTTTTSTPLTTTTTTPSTTTPSTTTTTPTTTPSTTTPTSTLTTTPSTTTPTSTLTTTPSTTTPTSTLTTTPSTTTPTTTPTSTPTTTPSTTTTTLTTTPTSTPTTTPSTTTPTSTPTSTLTTTPSTTTPTTTPPTTTTTSTPPTTTTTSTPLTTTTTTPSTTTPSTTTTTPTTTPSTTTPTSTLTTTPSTTTPTSTPTTTPSTTTTTLTTTPTSTPTTTPSTTTPTSTPTSTLTTTPSTTTPTTTLTSTPTTTPSTTTTTTPTTTSTPTTPTSTPTSTPLTTTTTTPTPTPTPTTTTPTTTPTSTPTTTPSTTTLTTTPSTTTPLTPTTTPTTTLTSTPTTTPSTTTPTSTLTTTPLTTTPTSTPTTTPSTTTPTSTLTTTPSTTTPTSTLTTTPSTTTPTSTLTTTPSTTTPTSTLTTTPSTTTPTSTLTTTPSTTTPTSTPTTTPLTTTPTSTPTTTPSTTTPTSTLTTTPSTTTPTSTLTTTPSTTTPTSTLTTTPSTTTPTSTLTTTPSTTTPTSTLTTTPSTTTPTYTLTTTPSTTTPTSTPTSTPTTPTSTPTTTPDSDHHSYWPLNPNHHHDHHHHSDHHYHQHCTYRINYTSDPYPNNRGDNQHRIAFPANRNKGNYNKR